A stretch of DNA from Dokdonia sp. PRO95:
TATTGGTACTGGGTTAGGAAGGAAGCTCTGCTTAAAGCAGTAGGCTGCTCGTTAAAAGAGTTAAAGGAACTAGAGGTATACGATAATTACGGTATCTATAAGGGGCAAAAATACTACTTAAATCCCTTTACATTTGATACTGAATTTAATGGTATGATAGCTGTAGATAAGGAAGTTGATTTTACTTGTAAGTATATTACACTGGAAGCGCTTTTGCGATAATCAAAAAAGTATTTCCTAATGTAGATGTACTGATTTTATCAGGCTCGATAGTATAAGATTGATTGTACTGGAGGACTTAAGTTTTTCTCAAGAACTATGATAAGAGGTGTTCTATATTATCTTACTATTGAAATGTTGTGCAGAAAGTGTACACCAAAGATAGGTCACCCATTCAGTCATTTACGTAACTGTATGGGTGAAAATCTTTAAAAAATGGAAGTGAAAACTGCTTATGTTCAATTTCCAGAGCCCAATGTATTTTACTTGATTATATAAAGTGTCTATTTGAAATAACCATCTTTATATAGAAGTATACCTAATTGAAACGAGGTTTTAGCTTTGTAATTTTTTTTCAGCTTCATAATTAATTTCTCAATGTGAGAAGTACTAGCTGGTGATTGGTTGTTTGCAGTTAGCTTCTTAGAGATCTCCAAGTGTGTCATGCCTTTAGACATCAATTTTAAGATGTTCTTATCGGCCTTGCTCAGTACGATGTTCGTATTGCTCATTTTGATAATGTGTTAAGGGTTTGCAATAGCAAATGTATTCAAATCTAATTATAGAGTTGACTTTAAGAAATTATATTCGAGTTATCGATATTTTATTTTAGAAAACACTACGGTCAAGTTAAAGATAGTAGTTGTTAATTAAGCGGTTATATTTTGAAATTCAAATTTACATTTAATTATTTAAAATTCTGTAAATCAGTAATTAAGAGAAGTGAGGGTGAGCTAATTCTTTTGGGTAGAATTTCAATTTTGAGGTAAGTGTACTCATAAGTTAATGAGATTGTAGAATATCATTAAATGATATTAAACGAAGCCATATAAAATAAAAAACTGCGCTAATCCTAAGATTAGCGCAGTTATGGTGCTTTTTGAAAAGCTTTTCGTGACCTCGACAGGATTCAAACCTGTAACCTCTTGAGCCGTAATCAAGTGCGCTATTCAGTTGCGCCACGAGGCCTAATTGAAAGAACAATTACTAGTTCGTTTCGGGGTGCAAATATACAATTGTTTGTTTCATTTAAACAAATAAAATCAACAAAATATTACAATTATTTTGTAATATTTTTCTATTAATCTTTAAGTCAAATAATTACATAAATTGTATGTGATAAATATTTTTTAAGAATTAAAGTGTTTAATCCAAAATGGTAACTTTACGGCATGCAAATTTCAGATTACATAAGAGATATTCAAGATTTTCCTAAAGAAGGAATTACTTTTAAAGATATTACTCCATTGTTGGGTGATGCAAACGCTTTCGCGAAAGCGGAAGAGATTTTATACACACTCGTTCCAGAAACAGATATTGATGTTGTAGTAGGAATAGAGGCTAGGGGTTTCTTTTTTGGTACGTTGCTTGCCAAAAGACTAAACGCTGGATTTGTGCCTGTAAGAAAGCCTAATAAATTACCTTATGATA
This window harbors:
- a CDS encoding adenine phosphoribosyltransferase, with translation MQISDYIRDIQDFPKEGITFKDITPLLGDANAFAKAEEILYTLVPETDIDVVVGIEARGFFFGTLLAKRLNAGFVPVRKPNKLPYDRISQEYALEYGTDILEMHSDAIKPGDKVLLHDDILATGGTAAAVIALVEQLGGEVVQCNFLIELDFLKGRDKLVGKHVAAAITY